The Gallus gallus isolate bGalGal1 chromosome 3, bGalGal1.mat.broiler.GRCg7b, whole genome shotgun sequence genome window below encodes:
- the FAM110C gene encoding protein FAM110C, which yields MLFLTEMVVGPEHGLPRAVSRPQSARVQEAFGQRAQTQGLNLGWSRPEPGDPSGEALPCLGSGHGTARGLGSDAPAVTGAGRGRPGCGAGRSASGTGSGSRRAEAAMPTEISRAVKMHAISDLHSSLSARLLNKGPEYLRRQLGAGTPGRRSAAERLAADKAKYVKSQQVISTKQEPVIVLSSASECSSESCSVESTKTTRDVGRVKGAKPLERAKAGCAWRGPLQHGPPIARRSTPRRQGRPDSLVIYRQKCELGRGQSQDGSRGSLVRKFFQGPGKEKQLSSPGVPRVIMEDSTAAESKEPHLAELPVREPSSCGAEQAITASTEEPSVCTTELGKSSTLPAPPEEVKEVKRRGLHRSQSDISSRYSKSFSEFDTFFKFCGLEQEVIDDLGRENFSVVSDNVSFKIRSISVATSESDFTRHSGDEGLLEDELTEQVPSSTSVIERNARIIKWLYTCKKAKESSKAMQELA from the exons ATGCTCTTTTTAACTGAGATGGTAGTCGGGCCCGAGCAcgggctccccagggcagtgtcACGGCCCCAgtctgccagagttcaagaagcgTTTGGACAACGcgctcagacacagggtttgaatttGGGGTGGTCCCGACCGGAGCCGGGTGATCCCTCGGGAGAGGCCCTCCCGTGTCTCGGCTCAGGGCACGGGACCGCCAGGGGCCTCGGCAGCGACGCTCCCGCCGTGacgggcgcggggcggggcaggccgggctgcggggccgggcgtAGCGCGAGTGG GACTGGAAGCGGGAGCCGCCGAGCTGAAGCTGCTATGCCCACTGAAATCAGCCGGGCCGTGAAAATGCACGCCATCTCCGACCTGCACTCGTCCCTCAGCGCGCGGCTGCTCAACAAGGGGCCGGAGTACCTCCGCCGGCAGCTGGGGGCCGGCACCCCCGGCCGGAGGAGCGCGGCGGAGAGGCTGGCAGCCGATAAGGCCAAGTATGTGAAAAGTCAGCAGGTAATCAGCACCAAGCAGGAGCCCGTCATCGTGCTCAGCTCGGCCTCGGAGTGCAGCAGCGAGAGCTGCTCGGTGGAGAGCACCAAAACGACCAGGGACGTGGGCAGAGTGAAGGGCGCGAAGCCGCTGGAGCGGGCGAAGGCGGGGTGCGCCTGGCGGGGCCCCCTGCAGCACGGCCCCCCCATCGCCCGGCGCAGCACCCCCAGGAGGCAGGGCCGGCCCGACTCCCTGGTGATCTACCGCCAGAAGTGCGAGCTGGGGAGAGGGCAGAGCCAGGACGGCTCGCGAGGCAGCTTGGTGAGGAAGTTCTTCCAGGGGCCTGGCAAGGAAAAGCAGTTGTCTTCTCCTGGGGTGCCCAGAGTCATTATGGAGGACAGCACGGCCGCTGAGAGCAAAGAGCCTCACCTGGCTGAGCTCCCTGTCCGTGAgcccagcagctgtggagctgagCAAGCCATCACAGCGAGCACCGAAGAGCCAAGCGTTTGTACAACAGAGCTTGGGAAGTCCTCTACATTGCCTGCACCTCCTGAAGAGGTCAAGGAGGTGAAGAGGAGAGGTCTCCATCGCTCCCAGTCGGACATCAGCTCTCGCtactccaagtccttctccgaGTTTGACACGTTCTTCAAGTTCTGTGGCCTGGAACAGGAGGTCATTGACGACTTGGGGAGAGAGAACTTCTCAGTAGTGTCCGACAACGTCTCCTTCAAGATCCGCAGCATCAGTGTGGCCACGTCTGAGAGCGATTTCACGCGGCACAGCGGGGACGAGGGGCTGCTGGAGGACGAGCTCACCGAGCAGGTCCCCAGCAGTACCTCAGTGATCGAGCGCAACGCCCGCATCATCAAGTGGCTGTACACCTGTAAGAAAGCCAAGGAGAGCAGCAAGGCGATGCAGGAACTGGCGTGA